The proteins below are encoded in one region of Paenibacillus sp. YYML68:
- a CDS encoding ABC-2 family transporter protein codes for MELPNSIHFCKTAYIIARQSFINSMVFRGNYFIGLASNVLFIYLSIELWKTLFHGRDEVNGINLEQLSTYLILARIITSIDMEFVEVLQQRVLSGEVVFELLRPMQYTTYLMSQEMGLYINRLFFQTLPIIAFFYFTIDLQIPKSILHLLFFLISIVLSFLVMFYINFITSIMTFWITQVTSLNILKTQTVLFLSGAFVPLWFFPSEVNQAIHYLPFSCVIFIPIQIYIHEYLISELLGNIFLQLFWIIVIAFTAHFIWNRALQRVSINGG; via the coding sequence ATGGAACTTCCGAATTCTATACACTTTTGTAAGACAGCATACATCATTGCTCGCCAATCCTTTATTAATTCTATGGTTTTTAGGGGAAATTACTTCATTGGACTTGCTAGCAATGTACTATTCATTTATTTAAGTATCGAACTTTGGAAAACTTTATTTCATGGACGCGATGAGGTTAATGGCATCAACTTAGAACAATTATCCACTTACCTAATACTTGCAAGAATCATCACTTCAATTGATATGGAGTTTGTAGAAGTATTACAGCAACGAGTACTGTCTGGTGAGGTTGTATTCGAACTATTACGTCCAATGCAATATACTACCTACTTAATGAGTCAAGAAATGGGTTTATATATTAATCGCTTATTTTTCCAGACACTACCAATCATTGCGTTTTTCTACTTTACAATTGACCTTCAGATTCCCAAATCGATTCTACATTTGCTTTTCTTCCTTATAAGTATAGTCTTATCTTTCCTAGTCATGTTCTATATCAATTTCATTACTTCAATTATGACTTTTTGGATAACTCAAGTTACTAGTCTGAATATATTAAAAACGCAGACTGTTCTGTTTTTGTCAGGAGCCTTTGTACCACTTTGGTTTTTCCCTTCTGAAGTAAATCAAGCTATCCACTATCTCCCCTTTTCTTGTGTTATCTTTATTCCGATTCAAATATATATACATGAGTACCTTATTTCAGAGCTTCTAGGGAACATCTTTTTACAATTATTTTGGATCATAGTAATTGCTTTTACAGCTCATTTCATCTGGAATAGAGCTCTTCAAAGAGTCTCCATTAATGGAGGATAA
- a CDS encoding SDR family oxidoreductase, translated as MNADQNNDCACLITGASSGIGKETVLFFLRNGYKVIGLARNKIELMKIKDDWTDNFEYLCKDISEEQLIFEEIYKEMHGIHDIDLIVHAAGCARQGKPFHEMDQLDIMEQIKTNIIGTTLFIQNAIKYFISKGKGTLIVISSIAAHDSAPNMAVYSATKSYLSHLLRSIRSDIHGLNIRICCIEPGTTRTALLEGQSTNNNENRYSGFLPLEAKDLAETIHWIYKSPYHINFQGIQITPLSQTMYVRGIHRSNVEL; from the coding sequence ATGAATGCAGATCAGAACAATGATTGCGCATGTCTTATTACAGGCGCTTCTTCTGGCATAGGTAAAGAAACGGTTTTGTTCTTTCTTCGAAATGGCTACAAAGTTATTGGGCTTGCACGAAATAAAATAGAACTTATGAAGATTAAGGACGACTGGACAGACAACTTTGAATATCTCTGTAAGGATATTAGTGAAGAACAGCTTATATTTGAAGAAATATACAAGGAGATGCATGGTATCCATGATATTGACTTAATCGTTCACGCTGCTGGTTGCGCAAGGCAAGGGAAACCTTTCCACGAAATGGATCAACTCGATATCATGGAACAAATAAAAACCAATATTATTGGAACTACATTATTTATTCAGAATGCGATAAAATATTTTATTTCTAAAGGCAAAGGAACGTTAATAGTAATTAGTTCAATTGCAGCTCATGATTCTGCGCCAAATATGGCGGTGTATTCCGCAACAAAATCATATTTATCTCATTTGTTGCGTTCAATTCGTTCAGACATCCATGGTTTAAACATAAGAATTTGTTGTATTGAGCCAGGTACAACTCGTACCGCCTTATTGGAGGGGCAGTCAACTAATAATAACGAAAATCGTTATTCAGGATTTCTCCCACTTGAGGCAAAAGACTTAGCAGAAACTATACATTGGATTTATAAAAGCCCTTATCACATTAATTTCCAAGGAATACAAATAACCCCTTTAAGTCAAACCATGTATGTCCGTGGAATACATAGAAGTAATGTCGAACTTTAG
- a CDS encoding ABC transporter permease, producing MDYMILFYMYIKSQIKSNSVYRFNFIASSFGALFLYCSQYLPLWTILHFFGTINGWNIYEVSLLYGFWLFTYGFQLIFCAGIRDFRRLVHTGDLDIYLLRPNNVLFQVICGKSDLTAWVHTLIGATTIFLSSKEVVTWSLIKFIQLSEFLLAGAIIQAGLLILWATMVFWMINNNSLTFMGWTLSVNYMTFPLSAYDFSLHVFFTIVPMAFITYYPVGVLIEKFPQESLSYILGNCSLIVSIIFFVVVYRFWKFGLKNYQGTGN from the coding sequence ATGGACTATATGATATTATTCTACATGTACATAAAATCCCAAATTAAATCCAATTCTGTTTATCGTTTCAATTTTATCGCATCAAGTTTTGGTGCCCTTTTCCTTTATTGTAGTCAGTATCTGCCTCTTTGGACCATTTTACATTTTTTTGGAACAATAAACGGATGGAATATTTACGAAGTAAGTTTGCTATATGGCTTTTGGCTTTTTACATATGGATTTCAACTGATATTTTGTGCAGGAATAAGAGATTTTAGAAGGTTAGTTCATACCGGGGATTTAGACATATACCTATTACGTCCCAACAATGTTCTGTTTCAAGTGATTTGTGGCAAATCGGATTTGACAGCTTGGGTACATACTTTGATTGGAGCTACTACGATTTTTTTGAGTAGTAAGGAAGTTGTTACTTGGAGCTTGATAAAATTCATTCAATTGAGTGAATTTTTACTTGCTGGTGCAATAATACAAGCAGGATTATTAATTTTATGGGCAACAATGGTATTTTGGATGATAAACAATAATTCCCTAACTTTTATGGGGTGGACGTTGAGTGTAAACTATATGACTTTTCCGTTATCTGCTTACGATTTTTCTTTACATGTATTTTTCACTATAGTGCCTATGGCATTTATAACATATTATCCTGTAGGCGTTCTCATTGAGAAGTTCCCTCAAGAAAGCTTGAGCTATATATTGGGAAATTGTTCGTTAATTGTTAGCATTATCTTCTTTGTTGTTGTATATCGCTTTTGGAAATTCGGCCTCAAAAATTATCAAGGAACCGGGAATTGA